Proteins co-encoded in one Hyla sarda isolate aHylSar1 chromosome 4, aHylSar1.hap1, whole genome shotgun sequence genomic window:
- the LOC130366707 gene encoding olfactory receptor 11L1-like encodes MNKKNVTTVSEIFLLGFKNIHNIKILLFIQLLGVYCVTICGNLLIMALVSYSRTLHSPMYFFLTQLSLSDILLTTDIVPNTLSGIITEGSVVSFPGCITQFYIFGCCEALECFLLAAMAYDRYVAICNPLRYTTIMDFSLTLKMILVAWILGALFALVTNLSVFGLEFCGPNVIDHFFCDFTPILELSCSETSKVELEVLCLSVFILILPFLMTVTSYGCIISTILSLSSKLQRSKAFSTCSSHLTVVCMFYGTLIIVYMIPTKGVSLTINKVVSLLYTVVTPMLNPIIYSLRNKDITETITKLNK; translated from the coding sequence ATGAATAAGAAGAACGTCACCACAGTCAGTGAGATATTTCTTCTTGGCTTCAAGAACATCCACAATATCAAGATCCTCCTCTTCATCCAGCTCCTTGGGGTTTACTGTGTGACAATATGTGGGAATCTCTTGATCATGGCCCTGGTGTCCTACAGCCGGACTCTCCATTCCCCCATGTACTTCTTCCTCACACAGTTGTCCTTATCCGATATTTTGCTGACCACAGATATTGTCCCTAATACTCTTTCCGGTATAATCACTGAAGGGTCGGTCGTGTCTTTTCCAGGTTGTATCACCCAATTTTATATCTTTGGATGTTGTGAGGCTCTTGAGTGCTTTCTACTAGCCGCAATGGCTTATGATAGATACGTAGCCATCTGCAACCCTCTCCGCTACACCACAATCATGGATTTTTCCTTGACTTTAAAAATGATTCTTGTTGCTTGGATTTTGGGGGCTTTATTTGCCCTTGTGACCAATTTATCTGTTTTTGGACTGGAATTCTGTGGACCAAATGTCATTGACCATTTCTTTTGTGATTTTACCCCAATACTAGAGCTGTCTTGTTCAGAAACATCAAAGGTGGAGTTGGAGGTTTTGTGTTTAAGTGTGTTTATATTGATTTTACCCTTTTTGATGACTGTAACATCTTATGGCTGCATCATCTCCACCATCCTCAGCCTCTCATCCAAGCTCCAGAGGAGCAAAGCCTTCTCTACTTGTAGTTCTCACCTAACAGTCGTCTGTATGTTCTATGGGACATTGATTATTGTTTATATGATTCCAACAAAGGGGGTTTCTCTGACGATTAACAAGGTCGTCTCTCTGTTGTACACTGTGGTAACCCCCATGCTGAATCCCATCATATACAGTCTAAGAAATAAGGACATTACAGAGACTATCACAAAACTGAATAAGTGA